The sequence TGCCTAGCTGCACGAACAACAAGAGCTATGCTTCACACTTCTCTTTAACCTGCCCTATCGAAGGGTATAAAAAGACAAAGCGACCTACATAGAACAAGGTAAATGCCAGCCATAAGCCGTGATTGCCCCATAAGTTTACCGCCAAATGTTGAACGACAAGAAAAACAACCAGCGTAATGAAGCTTGAGTTGCGCACTGGTCTCGTCGTGCCCGTACCTGTAAAGATCCCGTAAAAAGTCAAACCATAACCGGCAACCAAAGGAAAAACCAACAACCAAAGTGACAGACCGCTGTACATTTCAATCAGTTCTGGGATAGACGTGAACAACAGCACAATCTGATAGTGGAACACAAAAGTGAACACGGTAAGGGCGATAATGAAGCCTGTGGTCCACTGTGTATTCAGTTTAATGACTCGGTCCAACAATTGAGGACTCTTTTGACCAACGGCTTTACCCGCAAAGACGCTTGATGCATTCGCCACGCCATCAAACATATAGCTGATGAGAAACGTCACCTGCATCAGAATCGCATTGGTTGCCAATGTGTCTGCACCCAGTTGAGACCCTATACGGGCCATCATATTGAAGAAGATCAAAATGCAGACCGTGCGCAACAAGAGGTCGACGTTAGAAGACATAATTACTTTTAAGTCTTTCTGCCCTATATTGGATTTCTTGAGGGCGTCAAACACAGAGAATTGGCACGTACGCATCACCAGTGTCATACCAATGGCGAAAGTGGTCACTTGAGCTATCAAACTTGCGTAAGCTACACCTGCAACGCCCATATCAAAGTACATAACGAATACAACGTCTAACACTATGTTAAGCACGTTACCAAACACTTGTGTGTATAGCGTCTCTTTCGCTTTTGCCTGGCCCATTAACCATCCAATAATGGTGTAATTGAGCAGCACAAACGGCGCACCGAATATTAGGATGTCGAAATAGACTTTTGCATTTTCCGCAACCAGCGCTTCTGGCTCGATCACCCATTGCGCACCACTCCATATTAAGGACTGAAGCAGGATAAACATGCACCCTACCGCTAGCGCTAAAATAAACGGTCTGAACAAACTGTTCGCTTGCTCTTGGTGATCGCCTTTACCAAGAGCGATCGCACTTTGGCCTGTGGTACTGACTCGAAAGAAACCAAACAACCAATACATGGTGTTCATAATGACAGTGCCAATAGCAACACCACCAATCATCTCGGCGAAACCGAGTTTACCAATGACCGCCGTATCAACCGCTCCCAAAAGTGGCTGAGTCACCGTTGATACGATGAAAGGGAAAGCAATCTTTAAGTAGTCTTTATGAGTTAACGTCATACTCATTCTATTTTTATCTCTGATGGATACAGTTAGTAATCAGTAGCCTTGAGGCTTTGTCTTGAACTAGGTGACTACTAGGACTGAGGGTATTTGGCGCCATTATGCTAAAAATCCAAAGCAACACCGATGTGCCTTTACAATTAAGCAGGGGGCGAACCACAAAGGTAAGAACAATACTCATTTACATGCGGTTATTCAAGCTTCAGTCACGAAATAAAGGGCTATGACCACTGTGAAAAGACTCAGGCAACCGTCGTTTCTGAGGTTAGAGACGCAAACCACTGCTCATCAACTTTCTGTAGCAGCATTTCACGTTTAAATGGTTTGGGTAGATAGTCATCCATACCGCACTCGAAGCAACGTTTCACATCGTCATCAAGCACTGATGCAGTCAACGCAATGATGTGTGTAGGAGGCAGCTGAAGGGTTTGTTCATAGAGCCTGATCTGTTCCGTGGCACCAAAACCATCGACGTTAGGCATCATACAGTCCATTAATATCAAGCCTATGGTTTGATGATGCTCTTTATACAAGTCAATCGCCTCTTGTCCATCGTTCGCGATGAGGTATTGAATACCGAGCTTATCCAGATTAACACACACAACTTTCTGGTTAACTCTATTGTCCTCTACGATAAGCACCTGTCTACGAGTGTCTGATGCACGTACACTTTCGGCCTCACTGGGCTGCCCTCTGTCTTGAATAGACTTGACCATACTAAGCAACCTAGAGCCCAGTAACGGCAATGTGATATATCCTGACAAGAAATCACAATCGCCGGGCGTTTCAGTGAGGTTGTCAGTGACTAAAACCAAACTCGCATCATGTAAACGAGAGTGGAGCTTACGGGCCAAATAGACATCCTCAGTAAAGATAATCGCATCACTATCTTTAGGCATGACGGCAGAATGTAGGGGTTCCAATGTTGGATTGAAACCGAAACGGAAAAGATCGTCGAGCAACAACTTAGAGGGTGAGTCCGAATAATAGATAATTGGTTGGTCGTGTCTTTTCGCTTCAGGTTGCGGCGTGTCAGAAACGGTCAATGTAAAACTAAAACAACTCCCCTCACCTTTCTGTGATACTACGTCAATCGAGCCACCCATAATTTCTACCATTTTTGAGGAAATGCTTAACCCCAACCCTGTACCTCCCCTATTTGTTGCCGTTGTCGACTCCTCCTGAGAAAACTCGTCGAAAATATAAGCTTGCTTGTCCTGTGCAATACCGATACCTGTATCCGAGACTGATAATTCGATGACACACTCTTCCCCCATTTGAGAACGCCTTGTGGCGGCAAATTGAATGCTACCTTCATCAGTAAACTTAATCGCATTGGAAGCGAAGTTCATCAATACTTGCCGAACTTTGTTCTCATCAACATAAATAAACTCCGGCAGTTCATCGTCAATTTTAATGTCTAACTTGATCTGGTTTTGGTATGCCTTGGAAGCAATCAAAGTGGCACTGTCGAACAATAACTCGCGAAGGTCCGTGGTGTGGGGATTAATCTCTAACTTTCCAGACTCAATCTTAGAGAGGTCAAGTACATCATTTATCAGCATCAATAGCGTTTGTGAAGAAGTATTGATGGTGTTCAAACAGTCTTTTTGCTCAGCAGATAACTTTGTCTCCGCAAGTATTTCCGACATGCCAATCACACCATTGAGCGGCGTACGTATCTCATGTGACATATTTGCAAGAAACGCACTTTTGGCCCGATTCGCTGTCTTTTCTTTCTCTTTAGAAACCAACAACTGCTGCTCTAAGCGACTGGCTCGCCAAAATATATAAAACAGAACAAGCAGGGTTGTGACACCCAAGGCACCCGTTGATATGTGTCGATACCACTCAACTTGCTTAAGACTCATCGACAGCTGTTTAGGCGCTTCGATAAATAACAGGCTCAGCTCATCCTCCACCTGATGAATACTGCGCATCAAATCACCTTGAAGCCCTTGCTCCGGTGTCACCCCAACACTCGTCAAAACACGTTGTAAGCGCCAAAATTGACGAGCGAAATTATTGAACGATGCCTTTGTCGTAATGGTGCGAGAATTTAACTCAATTTCCTTTTGAATCGCTAACAGAACCTGCTTTATCTGCTCCAGAGTATCGGGTTGGTAATGAGTAAAGTATTGATACATCAAATCTTGTGTATCAATAGCCAGCGCATCCAGTTTTTCGTTATCCACTTGCAAAACGATCTCTTCAAGCGTGATGGCCGCCTTTTTTAACTTTTCAATTAAGCCGTCACCTTCACCGTCCCCATGGATATTGCTCAGCTCCATCGCTAGCAGGGTGTAAGACTTAAAATACTCTTCTAAATGAGTAATTGTACTTGGGTAATCAAATGAGACCGATAATTTGTTTGCTACGATTTTGCTGTCGATGTCCGTCAATAATTCTATGAGCTGAACCTGCCGCTCATCAATCGCCTCCTGCCAAAATGAACTTCGAGTAGCAATGTATTGCTGCTCCGCGCGACGAACAGACAACATTGTGGAAGAGGCCTGAGATATGCTGAGTTGCAAATCGACGATTTCACGCTCCCGCTCCTTGAGCAAATTACTTGCATAAAGATAAATCGCTAGAAAAAAGGCAATCGCGATTGAGCCTCGAAATACAATGGATTTTATCGATTGCTTGCCTTTTTTCTTATTCGTCATTTGCGCCTAGCCTAAGTCACCCTCTATCAATAGGTTTAGGCTATTTTGATCTAATTAACGAATGTTTTAAGCGTAAGATATGAACAACTTAACGACCTAGTCGTTTTGAAAGCGACTAATCGCTAACATGCACTTCGACATAATGTGACTTGAGAAACTCAATATCAAATTGAGAAACGCCACTATCCGTTAGCAATATGTCGATATTATCTGTCTTGCCAATGGTTGAGGGATAAATCTGCCCAAACTTACTCGAGTCAGTCAACACAATATTACGACGATTTTTTGCAAGAATGGTTTCTGCTATTTCTGCTCTCATCATGTCTCGGCTGGTGAAACCTGTATCTTGGTCAAATCCGTCGACTCCCAAGAACGCGGTACTAAAATGAATGTTCTCAATACAAAGCTTAGTGAGAGGCCCAACTAAACTCTCGCCCTGATGCTGATAGACGCCACCCAATAAAATGATGTTGGCTGACGTATTACGAATGAGGTGAGCAATATGGGCAGACGGCGTAATGATGGTCACATCCCCACGTTGAGGAAGCGCGACAAATTAATGAACTTCCTTACGATATGGTTGTGAAGGTACCTGCTACAGAGACTGGTCTAGCGGCTATTAAACTGATGAAAGAACAAGGTATTACTGTGCTTGCGACCGCTATCTACTCGGCACAACAGGGATTTTTTGTAGCGTTGTGTGGAGCCGATTAACTAGCCCCTTACGTCAGCCGTATTGATGCGATGAATGGAAATGGCGTCGAGGTCGTTGCTGACCTACAACTTCTACTCGACCAGTACGCGCTACCCGCAAAAATTCTCGCAGCCAGCTTTAAAAACACTCAACAAGCAATGGAAGTGATGAAACTCGGCATTGAAGCCATCACTCTGCCCGTTGATGCCGCTGCTCAAATGTTTGCCCACCCGGCAGTGGCCCCTGCAGTCGAACAGTTTGCAAAAGACTGGAATGAAACTTTTGGCAATAAGCTTTCATTTGAAAGCTAACTGAAAACAACCGCTCGCTTTGTTCATCCAACCGAGCGGTTTCTTCCAGTTTAACTCCATTCCTTAAATCTCAAACATCTCCCTTTTACCGCTTGCTATCAATCTCACTCAAGTTATTTTCCAAGCTTAATATATTGAAAATATTGAGATTTCATTCTGCCATTCTTGAATACTCACCAGGTTACTAAAAGTTAACTAATTGCACTATCTCCCTAGGTAACCATAATAAACCACAACATCAAGCAACAATTCGATCAAGTAACAACTTGGTCAAGCAATGATCTGATTAACCAATAACATCGAGGTTAGAGAAATGAGCAACGTATTAATCATTAACGCACATGAACCATCACCGTATTCTGAAGGAAAACTAAACGCTGCATTAGTGGAAAGAGCGCGAAAAACACTGGAGGACAAAGGTCACTCCGTTAAAGTGGTCTCAATGCAAGATGAGATCATCGTTGACGAGCAACTTGCTCACTTCGAATGGGCCGATCGTGTGATCCTCCAGTCACCCGTAAACTGGATGACTATTCCTTGGTCTTTTAAAAAGTACATGGATGATGTGTTTACCGCAGGTATGGGCGGTGAACTATGTCGATTTGATGGCCGTAGTGCAGAAGAACCGACGAAAAACTACGGAACTGGCGGCACTCGAACCAACACTAAGTACATGCTTTCATTTACTTTTAATGCACCAAAAGAGTCGTTTGACGACAGCGAAGAGTACCTATTTCAAGGTAAAGGGGTTGATGACCTCATGTTCCATATGCACGCGAATTTCCGTTTCTTCGGCATGTCAGCATTACCCACCTTTGCTTGCTATGACGTGATGAAAAACGCTGATGTTGAGAACGACTTCAAACGCTTTGAAGCTCATCTAAATGAGAACTTTTAAGCCAAGTCAGACATCACGGCTGATCCCGAAGGCATATCGTTCGGTTACATGGACACCATAAGGTATACTTTTGTAACCTAAATACGGTACTATATTGCCAAAATGAACAAACCAGAAAATCACAATGGAAAGCACAATTACAATTGATAACAAGGGCAGAAAGAGCGTTGCCAATGTTTGCAAAGAGCCATGTGCCATTGAGAAAGGAATGCGTTTGATCGGTGGTAAATGGAAAGGCTCGTTGATTTATCACCTAAAAGATGGACCAGTCCGCTTCAACGACCTCGCTCGAATGCTTGGTGGCGCCAGTAAAAAAATGGTCGACCAAAGACTAAAGGAGCTCGAAGCTGAAGGGATGATCATTAGAAAAGTCATCAGTGACCGCCCAATCGCAGTGAGCTATGAACTGACTGAGTTTGGTCGCACAGCACTTAAAATTCTCGATGATCTTCGAATATGGTCAGAGAGTAACAAGCTATAAAATAGAAAAGGTATCCATTTGGATACCTTTTCTAATTTCCACTGTATATTTAGTACTTCACTTCATAGTTCAAATGAAAGCGACGACCTGGTGCGTTGTAGTAACGGCTATTGTGACGTTCCGACTGGGCATAAGGTGTCATGTATTCTTCATTGAACAAGTTTTCAATCGCAAAGCTCACTGTACCTACAGGCAGATCATAGTCCATACCCGCATTTGCGACGAAGAAGCTATCTACGGCATACGCTGCGCCTTCCGTAATTTCATCTTCTTTATCTCTTGAACCTGAGTATAGGAAGTTGACGTTATATCGACCCAGTTCTCTCGCGTCATACATGAACATCGACGTGATCTTTAAAGGAGCGATACGGGTTCCATCCAAAGGCTCCCACGAACTACTCTCGTCAAGCTTACGTTCACCTTCCTGCCAAGAGATAGTGTTCTCATTTCGTAAGTTGTTAAGAATACTGTAACCAAGTGTGGCTTCTGCACCCCAAACTCTCTCAGGTGCTCTGGTACTCTCCAAAGGCTCACCTGGCTCATTCGCCTTCAATGTTGCTCCCAAGTCTGACTCACTATAGAAAGCAGCGACAGAGTAATCAGCTTGAGCAATCAAACCTCTCAGGCCAATCTCATAGTTATCGGTTTTGATTGGCTTGATAGCACCGTCTACACTCGAACTCTCTGTTGAGCGGATATCTCGAAGCGCCTCATTTGTCGACATTCCTTGTGCATAAGATGCAAATACTTGGTGGTTGTCAGTCAAATAATGAGTTACACCTACATTAAATAGCCATTCAGATATATCTGGGTTTCCACCCTGAACAAAGTGTCCCGCATTTGAGTGGGTATTCCCCACAGTAAAATCATCAACGCTCAAACGGACATATTCATATCGAACACCATATGAAAGTGATGTATCCATCGAAAAATCAGTAACAAACTGAGCAAAAGGCGCAATCGCAAATTGCTCTACGTCCGGAGTGTTATTCACAAACCCAACACTGTTTGGTTGCTTGAACGTTTGCTGTTCAGCATCTAAACCCCAAGTGACGCCGGCCCAGTCTAAATCACTAGAAACATTGATTTTAATACCATAGCGATCAAAATCTGTTTCGTTATGACCGTATGACACTGGTGAAGCTTCAATGGTATTGTCTTTCATTGCCAGGGTGAATGTCTCGGTGTCTTGTGTCATCCAGTAACCCGTGACATCTAACATACCTAGACTGAACCCAAGGTCTTGATAACGAAGCTGATAATTTGCAAAAGTACGGGATACATCGTTTGGTTTTGCGCCTTCTGCGGCAATCGAACCATTGCTGTAACCTGGTCCGCAATGCTCTGCTTTAGCTGGAACGCCATTTGCACCATCGCCACCAGTAGGACACCAGCCGTCATTGTCGGTAATGTTTCTTACACCGAATGTGAATGTCAACGCGCGGTTATTATCAATATCGCGATTCCAAACACCGTTGATATTAATGTTGTCCATATCATCTTCGTTGTTCACTGAAGGTAAACGCTCACCATTAGCATCAAAACTACCGCCACGCTGTTCGTATCCCAACCCAAAACGCCACTGGTCTTTCTCGTTGCCACCTTGCGCTTCTTGGTACACATTCCAAGTCAGTGAATCACTTCCAAACTCTTGAAAACTGGTTCCTACTTTCGTGCGGTATTGTGTTTCACCCGCTTGCGGCATCTTCGTTATCACATTGATGATACCACCTTGAGCACCTAGGCCATAAACAGCAGAGCCACCACGAATGACTTCAATACGTTCCACATTTTGTGGGTCAATAGAAGATAACTCTTGACCAAAATCTAGGAAACTATTGTTCTGAGCCACGCCATCAATCAGCAACAAAACACGACGGCCACGAATGTTATTCTGTCCTTTACTACTCAAGTTTCCATGAACAGAGGTTCCCATTCCAGGAACAAGCATGGATAGTACGTCATTTATGCTTCTACTCTGTCTCAATGCTGAGGAGATTTCTTCTTGGTCAATGACGGTGACAGACCTAGGAACTTCGCTGAGAGCTTGCTGGCTTCGACTGGCGGTGACAACTATCGTTTCCGTTGGTTCTTGTTGAGATGATTGCTCTGCTTGAGCAATAGCTGGTAAAGCGATCGAGGCAACAATCGCCATATGTAGCTTAGAAAGATTCAAAACTGCGCTTCCTGATTAAGTTTTACCCTCTCATAACCACTGCCAGTCGGTTTAGAGCTCGGTAATGTTGAGTGATGTTTTCTGGCGTGGTAGTCTATCAGGAGTTTAATTAATGTAAATATCAATTATTATCATTTGTATTTTTCTGTATGACACCGCCTTTCCGCCTACTTGTAATCACTCTACGCGCTCTTTGTCTTATCCTCATTTGCTCCTCTACGCTTGCTGCAAAAGAGCAAAAGGATGATCTTGGCAAAGCAGTAACGGTGTTATCGCCAGAAATCACGCCTCGTATCGCTAGCGTGTCTTCATTTGGTGCTGAACTTAGCTTAGCGCTCGGTTTTTCCCCCGTTGCCGTCTCACAACCTGTGGAGGCATTTCCAAGTTACTTAAGTAATTTAAAAGAAGTCAGGAGCTTAGGTTCTCGCTCGAACACAAACTTTACAGAACTCTATAATGCACAACCAAACCTTGTTGTCGGTTTAAGGCGAATGGTTGAGCCCTATTACCAACGATTTAATGAGATAGCTCCGGTTCTCGCTTTTGATCTAGTCACTCTCGAAAACAGTATTCGCGCAGTTGAAATAACAAGCCAATCCATTGGGAAATCGTCTGAAGGAAAACAGCTGAATGCTTGTTTCCAAGAGACTATCGAGACAATGCAACGCTTGATAGGTAAACAAGAGATGACGGGAATATTTCTTACGAGCGCTGGTGTCACTCCACGTGCCTATTACTCTCATTTTATGACCGTCGCCCTAATGGAAAAACTGAACATCAACAATGCGAATGGCGCGTCTCCTTACCAAGCAAGCATGCCATTCTCTGGTCAAGTCGGCATGGAATGGCTGGTTAAACTCGACCCAGACATCATCTTTATGTATGAAAACTCCAAGCCTCAATATACCCAATCTCGCGTATGGCAAAGTCTGAAAGCGGTACAAAATAGTCGCGTTTATACCGTTGATATGACATGGAGAGAGCCAGAAGGCCCCTACTCAAGACTTTGGGTTGCAATGGACATCGCAAATAAAGCTTATCCAGAACTCTTTGCTCCTCCGAGTGTACAAAAGGTAAATGACGCTTTATGTCAGTAACAAAACACAAGCAAAGCTGCATATTAGTACTAATCATTACTCTCTTTTTGATTAGTATCAGCCTATCGCTGACTTTGGGCATCTACACATTTTCACTTTCAGATCTCTGGTCTTTTATCACTCAAGATGACGCGAGCAAGGCCGCTTTAGTTTTCTGGGAGCTGAGACTGCCAAGACTTTTCATTGCAGTGTTGGGTGGTGCTTCCCTTGCCACCGCAGGCTTCTTAATGCAGAGCATCGTTAAAAACCCCTTGGCTTCGCCTAATCTAACCGGGGTTATGTCTGGCTCTGCGTTAATGGTATTGAGTGCAATAATGTTCCAACTGCCGCTATCGTCGCTATTTTGGGGCATTGCTGGGGGGCTCGCTGGGGGTGTATTAACACTTTCTGTCAGTTGGAAAAATGGTGTCACGCCCGCTCGTCTCGCCTTGGCAGGTATTTCTGTCAGCGCTTTTTGCCAAGCGATGGTGACCTTTATTCTTCTGTCGGGTCATGTCGACAGTGAGGCACTATTCTTCTGGTTAACCGGCAGCAACGCTGGCGCTAGCTGGCAAGCATTCTGGCCTCTACTATTCACGGTTGTCCCAATGCTGTTTTTGCTAATCCTTAGTTTTCGTCAGCGTGCCTATCTCGAACTGGATGACGATGTCGCTCGTGGGCTGGGTATTGCCATTAACTGGTACCGCCTCATGTTTGGTTTAATTGCCGTTATTCTTACCGCCGCTTCCGTTGGTGCTTTTGGCCCCGTTGGTTTTATTGGGTTGGTTGCACCGCATGTATCTCGGATGCTGGGCTTTGGTATATCAGGTGCTGCAATTATCGGAGCGCTGTTAGTTGTGTGTGCAGACTTCCTATCTCGCACCTTGATGATGCCACTAGAAATCCCAATCGGTGTCTTAACGGCTCTGATCGGTGCTCCTTGGTTTCTTTACTTAATCATTAAGAAAATACGAGCATTCTCATAAGATGATAAATAGACGCTCACTCTTTATTGTTGCTTTTGCAGCACTCGCTCCATTTGCCTACATATTGGCATCAGAAGAGCTGACTGATGCAGGTATCGCCTTCGTACTTAATGGCACTTATCACCCATTTTGGTCTTTGACCCTCCCTCGGATTTTGCTTGCATCAATGGCGGGCTTTATGCTCGCCAGCTCAGGCTTCATGTTACAAACCACTCTAAATAATCCACTGGCGGATAGTGGTATTTTGGGCGTTAATGCGGGGGCTTCTTTGGGCGCTGTGTGTGCTTTGCTCCTTCCTAGTTGGTTCGGGTGGTCTATTCAAGGAGATCATGCCCTCATTTCCTTTGCGATGATCGGCGGTTTGGTGGCATCCATCCCGATTCTTTTCGTGAGTCGTTTATCCAGCTCTTCTGTGACTTTGTTGACCGGTGTTGCGGTGAGCGCAATTCTATCCGCAGTAAGCTCTGCTCTGATCTTTACCATCGGTCAAGCGAGAACAGACTTAGCCTTACAATGGATGGCAGGCGGACTTTACGGCCGTGGCTGGGAGCAAGTGTCTTATTTAGCACCGTGGGCTTTATTTGCTCTACTATTCAATCTATTAGCTTATGTCCCCCTCAAATGGGCTCGTTATGATGACTCAACCCTCAGGGGTGTCGGTATTAATGGTAGTCATGTTCGCTTACTAATACTGCTCGGTACCGCTTTCATCACTGCGCCAGCGATTTCTGCAGTCGGCCCTATCGGTTTCGTTGGACTAGTCATACCTCATATGGCTAGGCTTATATCTAGAAGTCATCCAGCACAGACTCAAATGATAACCATGATACTGGGTAGCGCATTCCTAATTTTATCTGACTTCTTAGCTCAAACTCTTCTCTTTCCAAAAGAGATTCCAGCGGGTGTCATTACTGCGCTGTTTGGGGTTCCTTTCTTTCTAATTCTTTTGAGGAAAAATACGTAACATGTTGAATCAGGACAATAGCCTAAGTGGGGTCGGACTCGTCTCAGGTTATCAAGATACTATCATCCTCAACGGAGTCGATATTCGACTCGAACAAGGAAAGGTGACTGCTCTAATCGGCCCTAATGGTTGTGGTAAAAGCACACTTATGAAAACACTAACCGGTGCGGTAAAAGCACGCTCTGGTGAAGTGACATTTCAAGGTAAACCTTTCAGCCAGTGGAAACTCAAAGAGCTCGCTAAACACATTGCCATTTTACCACAGCACCCGACAGCACCTGAGGGAGTCACTGTAGAGCAGCTTGTTGCTTTAGGTCGTGTCGCACACAAAAAGTGGTTCCAAGGTAATAGCGCTAACGACAATGAAATCATTCTATCTTCATTATCTTCTGTAGGTTTAGAAGGGTACGAAAAGAGAGTCGTCAGTCATTTATCGGGAGGCGAACGGCAAAGAGTATGGCTTGCTATGTGCCTAGCCCAAGAGGCTAAATGGCTTTTGCTTGATGAACCCACCAGCTACCTCGATTTGGGTCACCAACTTGAGCTACTTGAATTATTGAAAAAGCTCAACCTAGAGAAAAAACTCACTATTGTTTATGTACTGCATGAACTTAGTCAAGCCGCTCAGTTCTGTGATGAGCTGGTACTGATGAAACGTGGAAAAATCCTGAAACAAGGTGAGCCAAAAGAAGTGTTGACCCAGGCTACATTACAGTCTGTGTTTAAAGTAAAAGGCAAAATGAAAGAAATCGACGGCTTTTTATACTGCTTACCACAAGCTTACGTCAAAGGTGAATAGACTCATGACAAACGAAATCCACCACTTGCTGTCATATCTTATCCAAGTACCGAAAGACAGAGTCTTGACCTTGAAGGAGCAGCAAGAGTTACTCAATAAGTACGAGCCCTTCTTTCGACTTTCTGTCTCAAATGAGACCTCAAAGGAAGAACACAACGCCGAACAATGGTTTACTGAGAATGCAAGTACTGTGTTCACTCAATATGCAGAGTTATTGAGCACGCGAATCCCCTTCTCTACCCCTATCTGGCAAAAAGTTTATAACGCGACTTTGTTTACTTCCTTAGTTGCCATCAGACTGATGTTTAATCGTGTACCAAACCTTTTTCTTGCGGATATTAGATTAAGCATCGGTGCCGATCACCGTATTTCAAAGTTGGCAATAAGCGAAACTATGCCCTATTTCGCTCTTGTAAAAGATTCGCCTAATGCCATTGCAGTCTCCTCTCAGCAGGAGTTGGACAAAAAGCTCATCGCGGTGATCACCCAATTATCTGAGCCATTGCTCCCTGTCTATAAACAACATAAAGTTCATGCTCGTGTTTACTGGGGTAATATCTTCTACG comes from Vibrio astriarenae and encodes:
- a CDS encoding FecCD family ABC transporter permease — translated: MSVTKHKQSCILVLIITLFLISISLSLTLGIYTFSLSDLWSFITQDDASKAALVFWELRLPRLFIAVLGGASLATAGFLMQSIVKNPLASPNLTGVMSGSALMVLSAIMFQLPLSSLFWGIAGGLAGGVLTLSVSWKNGVTPARLALAGISVSAFCQAMVTFILLSGHVDSEALFFWLTGSNAGASWQAFWPLLFTVVPMLFLLILSFRQRAYLELDDDVARGLGIAINWYRLMFGLIAVILTAASVGAFGPVGFIGLVAPHVSRMLGFGISGAAIIGALLVVCADFLSRTLMMPLEIPIGVLTALIGAPWFLYLIIKKIRAFS
- a CDS encoding FecCD family ABC transporter permease produces the protein MINRRSLFIVAFAALAPFAYILASEELTDAGIAFVLNGTYHPFWSLTLPRILLASMAGFMLASSGFMLQTTLNNPLADSGILGVNAGASLGAVCALLLPSWFGWSIQGDHALISFAMIGGLVASIPILFVSRLSSSSVTLLTGVAVSAILSAVSSALIFTIGQARTDLALQWMAGGLYGRGWEQVSYLAPWALFALLFNLLAYVPLKWARYDDSTLRGVGINGSHVRLLILLGTAFITAPAISAVGPIGFVGLVIPHMARLISRSHPAQTQMITMILGSAFLILSDFLAQTLLFPKEIPAGVITALFGVPFFLILLRKNT
- a CDS encoding ABC transporter ATP-binding protein, whose product is MLNQDNSLSGVGLVSGYQDTIILNGVDIRLEQGKVTALIGPNGCGKSTLMKTLTGAVKARSGEVTFQGKPFSQWKLKELAKHIAILPQHPTAPEGVTVEQLVALGRVAHKKWFQGNSANDNEIILSSLSSVGLEGYEKRVVSHLSGGERQRVWLAMCLAQEAKWLLLDEPTSYLDLGHQLELLELLKKLNLEKKLTIVYVLHELSQAAQFCDELVLMKRGKILKQGEPKEVLTQATLQSVFKVKGKMKEIDGFLYCLPQAYVKGE
- a CDS encoding (2Fe-2S)-binding protein, which codes for MTNEIHHLLSYLIQVPKDRVLTLKEQQELLNKYEPFFRLSVSNETSKEEHNAEQWFTENASTVFTQYAELLSTRIPFSTPIWQKVYNATLFTSLVAIRLMFNRVPNLFLADIRLSIGADHRISKLAISETMPYFALVKDSPNAIAVSSQQELDKKLIAVITQLSEPLLPVYKQHKVHARVYWGNIFYACNLAFSKLTNKPIEIAHDSIDTDSLDGWQSQLFDTELIKGGQLNQVKSVQYQGFQKVYVRRETCCMKYKIDGKAKCSTCNLIPDSEQKELMLNKLQQALQSNH